A genomic window from Deltaproteobacteria bacterium includes:
- a CDS encoding PIN domain-containing protein produces the protein MLLAVDTNVLLDILLPNSAHCQSSLNCLLSINPADELIICEVVFAELGSQFLSFRDLETFLGDTGIRLVSSNEASLYEASTAWKKYSARRKGMLLCPACGHRQQSRCLSCKKIISYRQHILADFLIGGHAKTQADGLITRDRGFYRTYFRRLKILQP, from the coding sequence ATGCTCCTGGCCGTTGACACCAATGTTCTTCTGGACATCTTGCTCCCCAACTCCGCACACTGCCAATCTTCCTTGAACTGCCTGCTGAGTATAAATCCTGCGGACGAACTCATTATCTGTGAAGTGGTTTTTGCTGAACTGGGCTCCCAGTTTCTCTCGTTCAGGGACCTCGAGACCTTTCTGGGCGACACTGGCATCAGGCTTGTCTCGTCGAATGAGGCATCGCTCTATGAAGCGAGCACTGCCTGGAAAAAATATTCTGCTCGCCGGAAGGGAATGTTGCTCTGCCCTGCCTGTGGTCATCGTCAACAATCCAGGTGTCTGTCCTGTAAAAAGATCATCTCATATCGGCAGCATATCCTGGCGGATTTTCTCATTGGTGGCCATGCAAAAACACAGGCAGATGGTTTGATAACAAGAGACAGAGGCTTTTACAGGACATATTTTCGCCGTCTAAAAATCTTGCAGCCCTAG
- a CDS encoding AbrB/MazE/SpoVT family DNA-binding domain-containing protein, which translates to MPRVTQKGQVTIPRHIRLHLGIKTGDEIIFEVHNDRAVLKKKTGSIKNLEKYVGFLSHLDGSETDDIVDDLRGNHAPGR; encoded by the coding sequence AGAGTAACTCAAAAAGGCCAGGTAACCATTCCCCGGCATATCCGGTTGCACCTGGGAATAAAAACAGGTGATGAAATTATTTTCGAGGTCCACAATGACAGGGCTGTTCTCAAAAAGAAGACCGGCTCGATTAAGAACCTGGAGAAATATGTGGGCTTTCTTTCTCATCTAGACGGCAGCGAAACAGACGACATCGTAGACGACCTGCGAGGAAATCATGCTCCTGGCCGTTGA